A genomic stretch from Rhodomicrobium vannielii ATCC 17100 includes:
- a CDS encoding SCO family protein — MEPTMKRKSVIVIALAFLCAAGAALYAISHFSNAGSTATKPLIGGAFSLVDTNGKRVTDADFRGKLMLVFFGYTHCPDVCPTGLQQAADVLAKLGPDAGDVVPVFISVDPARDTPPVMKSYVENFDPRIVGLTGDPAEVASAAKAYRVYFRKSGSGEDYSVDHSAFVYLMDRHGKFITNFMFNAPIDVMVGELKKQIAAGTSRETVSPPTKS; from the coding sequence ATGGAGCCGACCATGAAACGCAAGTCCGTAATCGTGATAGCGCTCGCTTTTCTTTGCGCGGCGGGAGCAGCACTGTATGCAATTTCGCATTTCTCGAATGCAGGCAGCACCGCAACCAAACCGCTGATCGGGGGTGCCTTTTCGCTCGTCGACACGAACGGCAAGCGCGTCACCGATGCCGACTTTCGCGGCAAATTGATGCTGGTCTTCTTCGGCTACACTCATTGCCCCGATGTCTGCCCTACCGGGCTCCAGCAGGCGGCGGATGTGCTCGCGAAACTCGGGCCTGATGCTGGCGATGTCGTTCCGGTGTTCATAAGCGTCGATCCCGCCCGTGACACGCCGCCCGTCATGAAAAGCTATGTGGAGAATTTCGACCCGCGCATCGTCGGATTGACCGGCGATCCCGCCGAGGTGGCAAGCGCCGCGAAGGCTTACCGTGTTTATTTTCGCAAGTCAGGCAGCGGCGAAGACTATTCAGTCGATCACTCGGCGTTCGTGTATTTGATGGATCGTCACGGAAAGTTTATTACGAATTTCATGTTCAACGCCCCGATCGACGTAATGGTCGGCGAACTCAAAAAGCAGATCGCCGCCGGTACTTCGCGAGAGACAGTCTCTCCCCCGACTAAAAGTTAA
- the rsmD gene encoding 16S rRNA (guanine(966)-N(2))-methyltransferase RsmD, whose translation MRIVGGRFRGRGIAAPDGTTTRPTSDRVRESLFNILVHGIDGPPLEGARVLDLFAGTGALGLEALSRGAAYCLFVEDEAAARGAIRENIEALGLTGASKLWRRDATKLGVAAPMQPFQLVFADPPYAKGLGELALNAALDGGWLAAGAICVLEERADVAVALPEAFEPLDARIYGETALHFFRKG comes from the coding sequence GTGAGGATCGTCGGCGGACGATTTCGCGGGCGCGGCATTGCTGCGCCCGACGGCACGACGACGCGGCCCACCTCGGACCGCGTGCGCGAATCGCTGTTCAACATTCTGGTGCACGGCATCGACGGCCCGCCGCTTGAGGGCGCGCGCGTGCTCGACCTGTTCGCAGGCACCGGCGCGCTCGGCCTCGAAGCCCTGTCGCGTGGCGCGGCATACTGCCTGTTCGTCGAGGACGAGGCGGCGGCGCGCGGCGCGATCCGTGAGAATATCGAGGCGCTCGGGCTGACGGGCGCGAGCAAGCTCTGGCGGCGCGATGCGACGAAACTCGGGGTCGCCGCACCGATGCAGCCGTTTCAACTTGTCTTCGCCGATCCGCCTTACGCGAAGGGCCTCGGCGAACTTGCATTGAACGCTGCGCTCGATGGCGGCTGGCTCGCGGCGGGCGCGATCTGCGTGCTGGAAGAGCGCGCCGATGTGGCTGTCGCGCTGCCGGAAGCCTTCGAGCCGCTCGACGCGCGCATCTACGGCGAAACGGCGCTGCATTTCTTCCGCAAGGGCTGA
- a CDS encoding nucleoside deaminase gives MQEALIEAERAAALGETPVGAVVVAPDGSIAGRGHNLVISVRDPFGHAEMRAIRQACEAVQSERLPGYDLYVTLEPCTMCAAAISFARIRRLYFGAWDEKGGAVENGVRFFSAATCHHAPEIYGGIAQAEAAALLRAFFQERRDERAQVNASRTPRD, from the coding sequence ATGCAGGAAGCGCTGATCGAAGCGGAGCGCGCCGCCGCCCTGGGCGAGACGCCGGTGGGCGCGGTTGTCGTCGCGCCCGATGGATCGATTGCGGGGCGCGGTCACAACCTTGTCATCTCCGTGCGCGATCCTTTCGGACACGCGGAGATGCGGGCGATCCGGCAAGCCTGCGAAGCTGTCCAGAGCGAGCGCTTGCCGGGGTACGATCTCTACGTGACGCTGGAACCTTGCACGATGTGCGCCGCCGCTATCTCTTTCGCGCGGATCAGGCGGTTGTATTTCGGCGCGTGGGACGAGAAAGGCGGCGCGGTGGAAAATGGCGTGCGCTTCTTTTCAGCGGCCACGTGCCATCACGCGCCGGAGATCTACGGCGGCATCGCCCAAGCTGAGGCTGCGGCGTTATTGCGGGCCTTTTTTCAGGAACGTCGCGACGAGCGCGCTCAGGTCAACGCGTCGCGAACGCCTCGGGATTAG
- a CDS encoding pseudouridine synthase, with product MPSPNDTRDQDTAGAERVAKVIARSGLCSRRDAEVLIGEKRVSVNGSIIESAALDVSPTDRVAVDGHPLPAREPPRLWRYHKPKGRVTTHKDPEGRPTVFEALPDNLPRLISIGRLDFNTEGLLLLTNDGELARHMELPSTGWARRYRVRAFGEIDQASLDKLKNGVRIAGVNYGPVEASLERETGDNVWITLLIREGKNREVRRIMEHLGLTVNRLIRISFGPFMLGDLEPGQVEEVKTSVLKDQLGPRLARSLGVRREVVREEKRLSTPSRGKPTYLRRKEAEPERPRRAFEEPQMRRRRVLSEDASEAPIVELVPVPKPPRADRGERGEKRDFAPRDRGERSFDRPRDDAGGERRSFGRREDSGGERPAFPSRADGDRAPRSARDGDGGERKPYPKRREGEGEGERRFNPRDAGDRPAFRKREGDRAERPSRAGGGERPPFQRRESDAGAEHGGDAPKRTWAPRIDATTEDHSTPRFKRREEGGEGRPSRPSDARGERRPFNRDARPEGRFDRKPRDGDAGGERRPFVRREDGAERPAFRSRSDGDRPAFRSRSDGDRPARFARDGEGGERKSSTARPGFRSRDAGEGRADNRSAEGSGERRSFRPREGGGERKSFGPRDGADRPPFRKREGDRTDRPSRAAGEDRPRFRRSEDGGDSARGPRPDRAPGDRPAYRSRSNEGGAGGERKSFDKPFRERREGAGDRAPQREGERQASGAPFEKRGGAGGARTYGKKPFGSRDGAKSFSGRGGSGAGTGDKPFGARPSGAAGRDRSGGEGGEGKPFGARKTFGTRGGKPGGGAGGGKFGKPSTRRDGPSKPRTGGGPRKPRGDKA from the coding sequence ATGCCTTCACCGAACGATACACGCGATCAGGACACTGCGGGAGCCGAGAGGGTCGCAAAAGTCATAGCTAGATCAGGGCTTTGCTCTCGAAGAGACGCAGAAGTCTTGATTGGGGAAAAGCGGGTTTCCGTCAACGGCTCGATCATTGAAAGCGCCGCGCTGGACGTTTCTCCCACCGACCGAGTCGCCGTAGATGGCCATCCGCTGCCCGCGCGCGAGCCGCCACGCCTGTGGCGCTATCACAAGCCGAAGGGTCGCGTGACGACCCATAAAGACCCCGAAGGCCGCCCGACTGTATTCGAGGCGCTGCCCGACAACCTGCCGCGTCTCATCTCCATCGGCCGGCTCGACTTCAACACCGAAGGGCTGCTGCTCCTCACGAACGACGGCGAGCTTGCACGCCATATGGAACTGCCATCGACCGGCTGGGCGCGGCGCTATCGCGTGCGCGCGTTCGGCGAGATCGATCAGGCGTCGCTCGACAAGCTGAAAAACGGCGTGAGGATCGCGGGCGTCAATTACGGCCCGGTGGAAGCCTCGCTCGAACGCGAGACCGGCGACAACGTCTGGATCACGCTTCTGATCCGCGAGGGCAAGAACCGCGAAGTGCGCCGAATCATGGAGCACCTTGGCCTCACCGTGAACCGGCTCATTCGCATCTCGTTCGGCCCGTTCATGCTCGGCGATCTGGAGCCGGGGCAGGTCGAGGAGGTGAAGACGAGCGTCCTGAAGGACCAGCTCGGGCCGCGCCTCGCGCGTTCGCTCGGCGTGCGCCGCGAAGTCGTGCGCGAGGAAAAGCGCCTTTCGACGCCATCGCGTGGCAAGCCGACTTATCTGCGCCGCAAGGAAGCTGAACCCGAGCGGCCACGCCGCGCCTTCGAGGAGCCGCAGATGCGGCGTCGGCGCGTGCTGTCCGAGGATGCCTCGGAAGCGCCGATCGTGGAACTGGTGCCGGTGCCGAAGCCGCCGCGCGCGGATCGCGGCGAGCGGGGAGAAAAGCGCGATTTTGCGCCGCGTGATCGTGGCGAACGGAGTTTCGACAGGCCGCGCGACGACGCGGGCGGCGAGCGGCGGTCATTCGGGCGTCGCGAGGACAGCGGCGGGGAGCGCCCGGCGTTCCCCAGCCGCGCCGATGGCGACCGCGCGCCGCGTTCCGCGAGAGACGGCGATGGCGGCGAGCGCAAACCCTATCCGAAGCGCCGCGAAGGGGAAGGTGAGGGCGAACGACGCTTTAATCCCCGTGATGCAGGCGACCGTCCGGCTTTCCGCAAACGCGAGGGCGACCGCGCGGAGCGGCCTTCACGCGCGGGCGGCGGCGAGCGTCCGCCCTTCCAGCGGCGTGAGTCGGACGCTGGCGCGGAACACGGCGGCGATGCGCCGAAGCGGACATGGGCGCCCCGGATCGACGCCACGACAGAAGATCACTCGACGCCGCGTTTCAAAAGGCGCGAGGAAGGCGGCGAGGGTAGGCCGTCGCGGCCGAGCGATGCGCGGGGTGAGCGCCGTCCGTTCAACCGCGATGCGCGCCCCGAGGGCCGCTTCGATCGCAAGCCGCGCGACGGCGATGCGGGCGGCGAACGTCGGCCTTTTGTGCGCCGCGAGGATGGTGCGGAGCGCCCGGCGTTCCGCAGCCGCAGCGATGGCGACCGCCCTGCGTTCCGCAGCCGCAGCGATGGCGACCGCCCCGCGCGTTTCGCGAGGGATGGCGAAGGCGGCGAGCGCAAGAGTTCGACGGCGAGGCCAGGTTTCCGTTCCCGCGATGCGGGCGAGGGCCGTGCCGACAACAGGTCGGCCGAGGGATCGGGAGAACGCAGAAGCTTCCGTCCGCGCGAGGGTGGCGGCGAGCGCAAGAGTTTCGGTCCCCGCGACGGGGCTGACCGCCCGCCGTTCCGCAAACGCGAAGGGGACCGCACTGACCGGCCTTCGCGCGCGGCGGGTGAGGATCGGCCGCGCTTTCGCAGGTCGGAAGACGGCGGCGATAGCGCGCGTGGGCCACGGCCCGACCGAGCACCCGGCGACCGTCCGGCATACCGGAGCCGCAGCAACGAAGGCGGCGCAGGTGGCGAACGCAAGAGCTTCGACAAGCCGTTCCGCGAGCGACGGGAAGGTGCCGGCGATCGTGCCCCGCAACGTGAGGGCGAGCGCCAGGCAAGCGGTGCGCCGTTCGAGAAGCGTGGCGGTGCGGGCGGCGCGCGGACGTATGGGAAAAAGCCGTTCGGTTCGCGCGACGGTGCGAAATCGTTTTCCGGTCGCGGCGGTAGCGGCGCAGGCACGGGCGACAAGCCTTTCGGCGCGCGTCCAAGCGGCGCGGCGGGCCGTGATCGCAGCGGTGGCGAAGGCGGCGAGGGCAAACCTTTCGGCGCACGCAAGACGTTCGGCACGCGCGGCGGCAAACCGGGCGGAGGCGCGGGCGGCGGCAAATTTGGCAAGCCCTCCACCCGGCGCGATGGCCCGTCCAAGCCGCGCACGGGCGGTGGCCCCCGCAAGCCGCGCGGCGACAAGGCGTGA
- the rplS gene encoding 50S ribosomal protein L19: MNIIQTLEKEQMAQLEAKRRIPTFQPGDTLRVNVKVVEGARERVQAYEGVCIARFGGGFQESFTVRKISYGEGVERVFPLYSPLIDSITVIRRGKVRRAKLYYLRGLRGKAARIPERTDVRAKALKAEFKGFKRPKGNPDDLKLIKGLQAADEKRLAELNVIKFEQLASFTDEEIALVDDYLKLGGRLEREDWPGQALKLLAETTADEVPAEDKAEA; encoded by the coding sequence ATGAACATCATCCAAACGCTTGAAAAAGAGCAGATGGCGCAGCTTGAGGCAAAGCGCCGCATCCCGACGTTCCAGCCTGGCGACACGCTGCGCGTCAACGTGAAGGTGGTCGAAGGCGCGCGCGAACGCGTTCAGGCCTATGAAGGCGTCTGCATCGCGCGTTTTGGCGGCGGCTTCCAGGAAAGCTTCACCGTCCGCAAGATCTCCTATGGCGAAGGCGTGGAACGCGTGTTCCCGCTGTACTCGCCGCTGATCGACAGCATCACGGTCATCCGCCGCGGCAAGGTTCGTCGCGCGAAGCTGTATTACCTGCGCGGCCTGCGCGGCAAGGCCGCCCGTATCCCGGAGCGCACCGACGTTCGCGCCAAGGCGCTCAAGGCCGAGTTCAAGGGCTTCAAGCGTCCGAAGGGCAACCCGGACGACCTCAAGCTCATCAAGGGCCTGCAGGCCGCTGACGAAAAGCGCCTCGCCGAGCTTAACGTGATCAAGTTCGAGCAGCTTGCGAGCTTCACCGATGAGGAAATCGCCCTCGTGGACGATTACCTGAAGCTTGGCGGTCGCCTCGAACGCGAGGATTGGCCGGGTCAGGCGCTGAAGCTTCTCGCAGAGACGACGGCGGACGAAGTCCCCGCCGAGGACAAGGCCGAGGCGTAA
- a CDS encoding ActS/PrrB/RegB family redox-sensitive histidine kinase codes for MDIPRFPADSPRSQASRLRLRTTIRHRWFAVAGQTGTILLLYYGFEFPVPLVACFVFILLSATLNLVLSLSFPRSQLLSTRYSAALLCFDMLQLTGLLLVTGGIENPFIFLLIVPVAVSASTQRLRVTVLLAALTVVLATILAIWHWPLPWAGEPPVLPPDYQVGLWAAVVSCIVFMAVYAWRIEQEAREMSQALSATEMVLARETRLTALDGLAAAAAHQLGTPLSTITLVARELEREIPKDAPIREDIELLQTQAARCRDILSQLSRAGREEEQDEIFSQMRLRHLLEEVVAPLRTPETDIIVTVKDTSPQGKTVAEPIILRNPGLMHSIENLIDNAAEFANTCVTVDASYNAEEVKVRIRDDGPGFHPTVINRLGEPYVTNRPRDEAEDEEHGMGLGFFIAKTLLERSGASISIANRTAPETGAIVEISWPRDRLAASL; via the coding sequence ATGGACATCCCGCGCTTTCCGGCAGACAGCCCTCGTTCACAAGCGAGCCGCCTCAGGCTTCGCACGACGATCAGGCACCGATGGTTCGCCGTAGCTGGACAGACGGGCACGATCCTGCTGCTCTATTATGGCTTCGAATTTCCTGTGCCGCTCGTCGCCTGCTTCGTTTTCATCCTGCTTTCGGCGACACTGAACCTCGTGCTGAGCCTGTCGTTTCCGCGCTCGCAGCTGCTTTCCACGCGCTATTCGGCGGCACTGTTGTGCTTCGACATGCTTCAGCTCACCGGCCTTTTGCTGGTTACTGGCGGCATCGAAAATCCGTTCATATTCCTTCTGATAGTCCCCGTCGCCGTTTCGGCCTCCACACAGCGGCTTCGCGTTACGGTTTTACTTGCCGCGCTGACCGTGGTGCTCGCGACGATCCTTGCGATATGGCATTGGCCGCTGCCCTGGGCGGGCGAGCCGCCGGTCCTTCCACCAGATTATCAGGTCGGGTTGTGGGCGGCAGTTGTCTCCTGCATCGTTTTCATGGCGGTCTATGCTTGGCGTATCGAGCAGGAGGCGCGGGAGATGTCGCAGGCTCTTTCCGCCACCGAAATGGTTCTGGCGCGGGAAACGCGTCTCACCGCGCTCGACGGGCTCGCCGCAGCCGCCGCGCATCAGCTCGGCACGCCGCTTTCGACGATCACACTTGTCGCCCGCGAACTCGAACGCGAAATTCCGAAAGACGCGCCCATCCGCGAAGATATCGAGTTGCTCCAGACGCAGGCGGCGCGCTGTCGGGATATCCTGAGCCAGCTTTCGCGCGCTGGCCGGGAGGAGGAGCAGGACGAGATTTTCTCGCAGATGCGCCTTCGCCACCTCCTCGAAGAGGTCGTTGCGCCATTGCGGACGCCGGAAACCGACATTATCGTGACGGTCAAGGACACGTCCCCGCAGGGAAAAACGGTCGCTGAGCCGATCATCCTGCGCAATCCGGGACTGATGCACAGCATCGAAAATCTGATCGACAACGCCGCCGAGTTCGCAAACACGTGCGTCACGGTGGACGCCTCTTACAACGCCGAGGAGGTCAAGGTTCGTATCCGCGATGACGGGCCCGGCTTTCATCCGACGGTCATCAACCGCCTCGGCGAGCCTTACGTCACGAACCGGCCCCGCGACGAAGCGGAGGATGAGGAGCACGGCATGGGGCTGGGCTTCTTCATCGCGAAAACGCTGCTGGAGCGGTCGGGCGCCTCGATCAGCATCGCCAACCGTACGGCTCCGGAGACGGGCGCGATCGTTGAAATTTCTTGGCCGCGTGACAGACTTGCTGCATCTCTGTAA
- a CDS encoding HlyD family secretion protein, giving the protein MRNFRSKSVALVFGSAGLGLAILIATGVYQPGGSPAWSEPQPAAPATSLWAAAAPGRVEPKGRELRIAAPMPAAIKDVLVSADEHVKKGDLLFRLDDGELAARLAAFEAQVAVKLADRDDAKVKGAALDRRKAEDAVYDAEREAFETRMDLDAALANRKLYKASEADVAKARTAVSTAADRVERERQKLRRVEERDLPKLTREEAALAAARAEVTGVAANLERLRVRAPADATVLKVDARTGEMAAAVAPLILLGDSEHMQARAEVEERDVRKVFVGQRAIVKSEAFPDRIFDARVATMAKTLGSPELTSRGPRKHTDVDILEVVLDMDPGGPLLPGMRVDVMFRDAESAEQTSLAKDATTR; this is encoded by the coding sequence ATGCGTAATTTCCGTTCCAAGTCAGTGGCGCTCGTCTTCGGCTCGGCAGGCCTCGGCCTCGCCATCCTCATCGCGACCGGCGTTTACCAGCCGGGCGGCAGCCCCGCCTGGTCCGAGCCGCAGCCCGCAGCGCCAGCAACGTCGCTATGGGCGGCAGCAGCGCCCGGCCGCGTTGAACCGAAGGGGCGCGAGCTTCGCATTGCCGCGCCCATGCCCGCCGCCATCAAGGATGTCCTCGTCAGCGCGGACGAGCACGTGAAGAAAGGCGACCTGCTTTTCCGTCTCGATGACGGAGAACTCGCGGCCAGGCTCGCGGCGTTCGAGGCGCAGGTGGCGGTGAAACTCGCCGACCGCGACGACGCCAAGGTCAAGGGCGCGGCGCTCGACCGCCGCAAGGCGGAAGATGCGGTCTACGATGCCGAGCGCGAAGCTTTCGAGACGCGCATGGACCTCGACGCCGCGCTCGCGAACAGGAAGCTCTACAAGGCGAGCGAAGCCGACGTTGCCAAGGCGCGCACGGCCGTTTCCACCGCCGCCGACCGGGTCGAGCGGGAGCGGCAGAAGCTCCGCCGCGTGGAAGAGCGAGACCTTCCGAAGCTGACGCGTGAGGAAGCGGCCCTCGCCGCTGCCCGCGCCGAAGTGACCGGCGTCGCCGCGAACCTCGAACGGTTGCGCGTCCGCGCGCCCGCCGATGCCACCGTGCTCAAGGTCGACGCCCGCACTGGCGAGATGGCCGCTGCCGTTGCGCCGCTCATCCTGCTTGGCGACAGCGAGCACATGCAGGCGCGCGCCGAGGTTGAAGAGCGCGACGTGCGGAAAGTGTTTGTCGGTCAGCGCGCCATCGTCAAGTCCGAGGCGTTCCCGGATCGCATCTTCGACGCGCGCGTCGCCACCATGGCGAAGACGCTCGGCAGCCCCGAGCTTACCTCGCGCGGTCCACGCAAGCATACCGACGTCGATATCCTCGAAGTGGTTCTCGACATGGACCCCGGCGGGCCGCTGCTTCCCGGCATGCGCGTCGACGTGATGTTCCGCGACGCCGAAAGCGCCGAGCAGACATCGCTCGCGAAAGACGCCACCACGCGCTAG
- a CDS encoding ABC transporter ATP-binding protein produces the protein MRAFPILEARQIVKELGQGEGKVQALKGVDLALYEGEFTLLMGPSGSGKTTLLSILGCLLTPTSGTLTLGGEAVVHRSAEDLADLRRRHLGFIFQSYNLFPTLSALDNVRLGLDVRGFPSRECKERAAEALIEVGLGHRLKAYPGTLSGGEKQRVAIARAIAPEPPVILADEPTAALDTENGHAIMELLSCVARKNGRAVLAVTHDPRTIPFADRVIEIEDGIISGERKKHAATVIPARLRQPQAAHGTPAPYQERKRQAHA, from the coding sequence ATGAGAGCGTTTCCCATTCTCGAAGCCCGCCAGATCGTGAAGGAACTCGGTCAGGGCGAAGGCAAGGTGCAGGCGCTGAAGGGCGTCGATCTCGCGCTCTACGAAGGCGAATTCACATTGTTGATGGGGCCGTCCGGCAGCGGCAAGACCACGCTGCTGTCGATCCTCGGTTGTCTGCTCACGCCCACATCGGGCACGCTGACGCTCGGCGGCGAAGCGGTCGTCCACCGCTCGGCCGAAGACCTCGCCGACCTGCGCCGCCGCCATCTCGGCTTCATCTTCCAGTCCTACAATCTGTTTCCGACGCTTTCCGCGCTCGACAATGTGCGGCTCGGCCTCGACGTGCGCGGCTTCCCCTCCCGTGAGTGCAAGGAGCGCGCGGCTGAAGCGCTGATCGAAGTCGGCCTCGGCCATCGGCTCAAGGCCTACCCCGGCACGCTGTCCGGCGGCGAGAAACAGCGCGTCGCCATCGCCCGCGCCATCGCGCCGGAGCCGCCGGTCATCCTCGCGGACGAGCCGACCGCAGCCCTCGATACAGAAAACGGGCACGCGATCATGGAGCTACTGAGCTGCGTCGCCCGGAAAAATGGCCGCGCCGTGCTCGCCGTGACCCACGATCCGCGTACCATTCCCTTCGCCGACCGTGTGATCGAAATCGAAGACGGCATCATTTCGGGAGAGCGCAAGAAGCACGCCGCGACCGTCATCCCGGCGCGGCTGAGACAACCGCAGGCGGCTCACGGCACTCCCGCCCCCTATCAGGAGAGAAAGAGACAAGCGCATGCGTAA
- a CDS encoding ActR/PrrA/RegA family redox response regulator transcription factor: protein MATLASPEIRTDNSLLIVDDDKPFLSRLAKAMEARGYAVRTAETLEAGKQAIREAAPAYAVVDMRLDDGNGLEVIKLLRETRPDCRSLVLTGYGNIATAVTAVKLGAVDYLSKPADAEDILAALTASGETKPKPPENPMSADRVRWEHIQRVYELCNRNVSETARRLHMHRRTLQRILAKRAPK, encoded by the coding sequence ATGGCAACTCTCGCAAGTCCGGAAATCCGGACCGATAACTCGCTCCTGATCGTTGACGACGACAAGCCGTTCCTCTCACGGCTCGCGAAAGCCATGGAGGCCCGCGGCTATGCCGTTAGAACGGCGGAAACGCTGGAAGCCGGCAAGCAGGCGATCCGCGAAGCCGCTCCCGCCTATGCGGTGGTGGACATGCGGCTCGACGACGGCAACGGCCTTGAAGTCATCAAGCTTCTCAGGGAGACCCGGCCGGATTGCCGCTCTCTCGTGCTGACGGGTTACGGCAACATTGCCACCGCTGTCACCGCCGTGAAGCTTGGCGCGGTCGACTATCTGTCGAAGCCGGCGGACGCCGAGGACATTCTCGCGGCGCTCACCGCATCCGGCGAGACGAAACCGAAGCCGCCGGAGAACCCCATGTCGGCCGACCGCGTCCGCTGGGAGCATATCCAGCGCGTCTACGAGCTTTGCAATCGCAACGTCTCCGAGACTGCGCGCCGTTTGCATATGCATCGTCGCACGCTTCAGCGCATCCTTGCGAAGCGAGCGCCGAAATAG
- the tam gene encoding trans-aconitate 2-methyltransferase, which produces MPWSSEQYLKFEDQRTRPARDLLNAVPAEVIARAADLGCGPGNSTELIAGRFPEADIVGVDSSSDMLDAAKKRLPGVKFRFGRIEEWSEPGPWDLIYANASLQWVGQHERLLPRLAERLSDGGLLAVQMPDNLAEPSHASLRTVAATPAYVAKLGKAIKLRSPLPRAEWYYKLLKPYASRVDIWRTTYLHVMPSHDAIVEWVKGTGARPFLKPLDEDEQTAFLAAYREELAKAYPALDDGTVLLPFPRFFLVATR; this is translated from the coding sequence ATGCCGTGGTCGTCCGAGCAATATCTGAAATTCGAGGATCAACGCACGCGCCCCGCGCGCGACCTGCTCAACGCCGTCCCTGCCGAGGTGATCGCGAGGGCCGCCGATCTCGGCTGCGGGCCGGGCAATTCCACCGAACTCATCGCCGGGCGCTTCCCGGAAGCCGACATCGTGGGCGTGGACAGCTCCTCCGATATGCTCGACGCGGCGAAGAAGCGTCTTCCGGGCGTGAAGTTCCGCTTCGGGCGCATCGAGGAGTGGAGCGAGCCGGGGCCGTGGGATCTCATCTACGCCAACGCGTCGCTGCAATGGGTGGGCCAACACGAGCGGCTTTTGCCGCGCCTCGCTGAACGGCTTTCGGACGGTGGATTGCTCGCCGTGCAGATGCCGGACAACCTCGCCGAACCGTCGCATGCGAGCCTGCGTACCGTCGCGGCGACGCCCGCCTATGTCGCCAAGTTGGGCAAGGCGATCAAGCTCCGAAGCCCTCTGCCGCGTGCTGAATGGTATTACAAGCTGCTCAAGCCGTATGCGTCGCGTGTCGATATCTGGCGAACGACCTATCTGCACGTGATGCCGAGCCACGACGCTATCGTGGAGTGGGTGAAGGGCACCGGCGCACGGCCGTTCCTGAAGCCGCTCGACGAGGACGAGCAGACGGCCTTCCTCGCCGCCTATCGCGAAGAGCTGGCGAAAGCCTATCCCGCGCTCGACGATGGCACCGTGCTTCTGCCGTTCCCGCGCTTCTTCCTCGTCGCGACGCGGTGA
- a CDS encoding TIGR00730 family Rossman fold protein, whose product MKRLCVFCGSSRGADPAYAEAARQLGAALAEADIGLVYGGAAVGLMGILADACMEAGGTVTGVIPEALIRKEVGHAGLSDLRIVSSMHERKALMAELSDGFVALPGGIGTLEEIFEVWTWAQLSDHEKPCALLNVNGFYDGLSGFLDHVVAQGFLRPLHRDMLIVADEPGALLLAIEAYRAPAAVKWIGEEEY is encoded by the coding sequence ATGAAAAGGCTCTGTGTTTTCTGCGGATCGAGCCGGGGCGCGGACCCAGCCTATGCCGAGGCCGCGCGGCAACTTGGGGCCGCGCTTGCCGAAGCCGACATCGGCCTCGTCTATGGCGGCGCGGCCGTGGGGCTGATGGGCATCCTCGCCGACGCCTGCATGGAGGCGGGCGGCACGGTGACGGGCGTCATCCCCGAGGCGCTGATACGCAAGGAGGTCGGACACGCGGGCCTGTCGGATCTTCGCATCGTCAGCTCCATGCACGAGCGGAAGGCGCTGATGGCCGAGCTATCGGATGGCTTCGTCGCGCTGCCGGGCGGCATCGGCACGCTTGAGGAAATCTTCGAGGTATGGACGTGGGCGCAGCTTTCCGACCACGAGAAGCCATGCGCGCTCCTCAACGTGAACGGCTTCTATGATGGCTTGAGCGGCTTTCTCGACCACGTCGTGGCGCAGGGCTTCCTCCGCCCGCTCCATCGCGACATGCTGATCGTGGCGGACGAACCGGGCGCTTTGCTTCTGGCGATCGAGGCCTACCGCGCGCCCGCCGCCGTCAAGTGGATTGGCGAGGAAGAGTATTAG